One part of the Hyalangium ruber genome encodes these proteins:
- the lepB gene encoding signal peptidase I has product MDRARSKPPSKRWVKYLADLAFFAILLVGRGSFADHYHVPSGSMEPTLQVGDRLAVDKSAYGLRIPLTHVWLTEKAPQRGDVVVFDSPADGNVLVKRLVGLPGDRIAFDGVNLILNGQRVPQGFTQEDARIEYLPGAPHPLHPEPDQGPPLRVVEVPPRHYLMLGDHRGNSADSRSFGFVPRENLLGRAVAVYYSPREGLSGSDRWWIPLRAVDGSESDPRLTR; this is encoded by the coding sequence ATGGACCGTGCTCGCTCGAAGCCACCGTCGAAGCGGTGGGTGAAGTACCTGGCCGACCTGGCCTTCTTCGCCATCCTCTTGGTGGGCCGTGGCAGCTTCGCGGACCACTACCATGTGCCCTCGGGCTCAATGGAACCCACGCTCCAGGTGGGCGATCGCCTCGCGGTGGACAAGAGCGCCTACGGGCTGCGCATCCCGCTCACTCACGTCTGGCTGACCGAGAAGGCCCCTCAACGAGGGGACGTGGTCGTCTTCGACTCTCCGGCGGACGGCAACGTGCTGGTCAAACGCCTGGTGGGGCTTCCGGGCGACCGCATCGCCTTCGATGGTGTGAACCTCATCCTCAACGGCCAACGCGTGCCTCAGGGCTTCACGCAGGAGGACGCGCGCATCGAATATCTGCCGGGAGCGCCCCACCCGCTCCACCCCGAGCCCGACCAGGGGCCTCCGCTGAGAGTGGTGGAGGTGCCCCCGCGGCACTACCTGATGCTCGGCGATCACCGGGGCAACTCGGCGGACAGCCGCAGCTTCGGATTCGTTCCCCGGGAGAACCTGCTCGGCCGCGCGGTGGCCGTTTACTACAGCCCGCGAGAGGGACTCTCTGGCAGCGATCGCTGGTGGATTCCCCTGCGCGCAGTGGATGGCTCGGAGAGCGACCCTCGCCTCACGCGGTAG